The proteins below are encoded in one region of Selenihalanaerobacter shriftii:
- a CDS encoding LysM peptidoglycan-binding domain-containing protein, with the protein MDGLSTAREILSRERRLLSLYRELDSQVTDPDLNDMIDQLIECQMNQIDRLNELIEELEEPPVPDVRLAQHVVQSGETLFILAQEYNTTVATLLRLNPDIEDPDEIQAGLVINLPILLPPPPDCFFEYTVESGDTLFEIAQRFNTTVNDLVFFNSIRNPDLIFPGRILIVPCPGPGAGELDFETIDRNNTVNYRGSIEDRFFGATTRTQLRRRLAQFDIPVPDVDFTENIVIGGIEYDIEELTLDDMSIRVEVERKRRGYHLITVPKDQFDETGNYELEFATDGLVLDTDRIRISF; encoded by the coding sequence GTGGATGGATTATCAACAGCTAGAGAAATTCTCAGCCGAGAAAGAAGACTTCTATCTTTATACAGAGAATTAGATTCTCAAGTTACAGATCCTGATTTAAATGATATGATTGATCAATTAATAGAATGTCAGATGAATCAGATTGATAGATTAAATGAATTAATAGAAGAACTGGAAGAACCTCCAGTTCCAGATGTTAGGTTGGCTCAACATGTTGTGCAATCAGGAGAAACGTTATTTATACTTGCTCAAGAGTATAATACAACTGTGGCTACTCTATTAAGGCTAAATCCAGATATCGAAGATCCAGATGAAATTCAAGCAGGTTTGGTAATTAATTTACCAATTCTTCTACCACCACCACCAGATTGTTTCTTTGAATATACAGTGGAATCAGGAGATACCTTATTTGAAATAGCTCAAAGATTTAACACAACTGTCAATGATCTAGTATTCTTTAATAGTATCAGAAATCCAGATTTAATATTCCCAGGTAGAATATTAATTGTTCCTTGTCCAGGGCCAGGAGCTGGAGAATTAGACTTTGAAACTATTGATAGAAATAATACAGTTAACTATAGAGGTTCAATTGAAGATAGATTCTTTGGAGCAACTACTAGAACACAATTAAGGAGAAGATTAGCCCAATTCGATATTCCAGTACCAGATGTTGATTTTACAGAGAATATAGTTATTGGAGGAATTGAATATGATATTGAAGAATTAACCCTTGACGATATGAGTATTAGAGTAGAAGTAGAGCGTAAAAGAAGAGGCTATCATTTAATTACAGTACCAAAAGATCAGTTTGATGAAACAGGAAATTATGAATTAGAGTTTGCAACTGATGGGTTGGTTTTAGATACTGATAGAATCAGAATTAGTTTTTAG
- a CDS encoding peptidoglycan-binding protein, with protein sequence MSRKFTTKLATILVLALLVTSVPLVQAEAATILEYRMHGEKVTTLQQTLKDEGYNPGPVNSYFGYLTKKAVRAFQENNDLRATGEVDQQTWDLLVGDSSKQTPPSDNSNNNNDNSTDQNDNSNQDDNLGNEAGDSTKIIVEYRDRGDKVDKLQARLEKLGYDPGSIKGYFAYMTKRAVKEFQRDNDLSATGDVDEVTWNLLKSKSGQVDTPSNGSDNDSTPEQPPTNDNSNDNNNTDQTDNSNQDSNTGNETGSSTKIIVEYRDRGDKVDELQARLEKLGYDPGSIEGYFAYMTKRAVKEFQRDNDLRATGDVDEATWNLLKSKSGRLDVPSNDTPNNDQDSNVGGTTPEPTPQPTTPEVSQVTAEERQMLNLVNEERAKRGLDPLKFDMRLVKLARKKSRDMIQNNYFGHKSPTYGSPFAMLKSAGINYRTAGENLAGNSSVTKAHKALMNSDGHRRNILKSGYTEVGIGIVDGGPYGKMFTQLFMDEF encoded by the coding sequence ATGTCGAGGAAATTTACTACTAAATTAGCTACAATTTTAGTATTGGCTTTATTGGTGACATCTGTACCTTTAGTACAAGCAGAAGCTGCTACAATTCTTGAGTACAGGATGCATGGAGAGAAGGTAACAACTTTACAACAAACTTTAAAAGATGAAGGATATAATCCAGGACCAGTAAATAGTTACTTTGGTTATCTTACTAAAAAGGCTGTAAGAGCTTTTCAAGAAAATAATGATTTAAGAGCAACTGGTGAAGTAGACCAACAGACATGGGATTTATTAGTTGGAGATAGTTCAAAGCAGACACCTCCAAGTGATAATTCTAACAATAACAATGATAATAGTACAGATCAGAATGATAATTCAAACCAAGATGATAATCTAGGAAATGAAGCTGGAGATAGTACAAAGATTATCGTAGAATATAGAGATAGAGGAGATAAAGTAGACAAACTACAAGCAAGATTAGAGAAATTAGGTTATGATCCAGGTTCAATTAAAGGCTACTTTGCTTATATGACTAAGAGAGCAGTTAAAGAATTTCAAAGAGATAATGACTTAAGTGCAACAGGAGATGTAGATGAAGTTACTTGGAATCTATTAAAATCTAAGTCTGGTCAAGTAGACACACCAAGTAATGGTTCTGATAATGATTCTACTCCAGAACAGCCACCGACAAATGATAATTCTAATGATAACAATAATACAGATCAAACTGATAATTCAAATCAAGATAGTAATACAGGGAATGAAACAGGAAGCAGCACAAAGATTATCGTAGAGTATAGAGATAGAGGAGATAAAGTAGATGAGCTACAAGCAAGATTAGAGAAATTAGGTTATGACCCGGGTTCAATTGAAGGTTACTTTGCTTATATGACTAAGCGAGCAGTTAAAGAATTCCAAAGAGATAATGACTTAAGAGCAACAGGAGATGTAGATGAAGCTACTTGGAATCTATTAAAGTCTAAGTCTGGTCGTCTAGATGTACCAAGTAATGACACACCTAATAATGATCAAGATTCTAATGTAGGTGGAACAACACCAGAGCCTACTCCACAACCAACAACACCTGAAGTAAGTCAGGTAACTGCTGAGGAAAGACAGATGTTAAATTTAGTTAATGAAGAGCGAGCTAAGCGAGGATTAGATCCTTTAAAGTTTGATATGAGATTAGTAAAATTAGCTCGTAAAAAAAGTAGAGATATGATTCAAAATAATTATTTTGGTCATAAATCTCCAACTTACGGTTCTCCATTTGCTATGCTTAAATCAGCCGGAATTAATTATAGAACAGCGGGTGAGAATTTAGCAGGAAATTCATCAGTGACGAAAGCTCATAAAGCATTAATGAATAGTGATGGACATCGTCGTAATATCTTGAAGTCTGGATATACTGAGGTAGGAATTGGAATTGTTGATGGAGGTCCTTATGGAAAGATGTTTACCCAACTATTTATGGATGAGTTTTAA
- a CDS encoding CAP domain-containing protein translates to MKGRRFIAALLIIFLLVPSFVGIFWTSNAYAFAGLDSLQLNNDGVYSILKGLGMLFLLNKLIDDDDDSSPVPSTGSNDNTNLNDQDSPTQQEPQPTTKTPQPTNNDSVDIVEEEPPTTDGSNTDWTEMQVNGLTVAEQKMLNLLNQERTKRGLQPLQADLELVKVARAKSQDMIENNYFAHQSPTYGSPFDMMQALNINYTFAGENIAGASTVEQAHQALMNSEGHRENILRPRFTHVGIGIIDGGPYGIMFSQEFIDVN, encoded by the coding sequence ATGAAAGGAAGAAGATTTATAGCTGCATTATTAATTATCTTCCTATTGGTACCAAGTTTTGTTGGGATATTTTGGACAAGCAATGCTTATGCTTTTGCTGGTTTAGATAGTCTACAATTAAATAATGATGGAGTTTATTCAATTTTAAAAGGATTAGGTATGTTATTCCTTTTAAATAAGTTGATTGATGACGATGATGACTCTAGTCCAGTTCCATCAACAGGATCTAATGATAATACTAATTTGAATGATCAAGATTCACCTACGCAACAAGAGCCTCAGCCAACAACTAAGACGCCCCAGCCTACTAATAATGATTCAGTAGATATTGTTGAGGAGGAACCGCCGACTACTGATGGATCTAATACTGATTGGACAGAGATGCAAGTGAATGGTTTAACAGTTGCTGAACAGAAGATGTTGAATCTGTTAAATCAAGAAAGAACTAAACGAGGGTTACAACCTTTACAAGCTGATTTGGAATTAGTAAAGGTGGCTAGAGCTAAGAGTCAAGATATGATAGAGAATAATTATTTTGCCCATCAATCTCCAACGTATGGCTCTCCATTTGATATGATGCAAGCACTTAATATTAATTATACTTTTGCTGGAGAGAATATTGCTGGAGCATCAACAGTAGAACAAGCCCATCAAGCATTAATGAATAGTGAAGGGCATAGAGAGAATATTTTACGTCCTCGTTTTACCCATGTTGGAATCGGAATTATTGATGGAGGACCTTATGGAATAATGTTTTCTCAAGAATTTATAGACGTAAATTAG
- a CDS encoding helix-turn-helix domain-containing protein: MTLGKRIRDFRKERGLTLKELSKQIGISYSFLSAIERNIKKPSLTTIKQVADTLNIPITYLFSDESEGQRVGDKLKLIREGRGLSLAEMASLTDIDKEELIKIEDNEAQPDLDTMEVLANALDVTVRYFLGKSTDQLQVGKRIKKVRETRGMTVTALAEKSNLSSGLISQIENQQTLPSVESLENIAETLGTSICYFLLEQEDIEDLLSSLSPEVRQMLGDPRIQSVLRAVRDFNKGELKYILNHIQFFRRNRDMLLE; the protein is encoded by the coding sequence ATGACTTTAGGTAAAAGAATTAGAGACTTTCGTAAAGAACGAGGTCTAACATTAAAAGAGTTATCTAAACAGATAGGTATCTCCTACTCATTCTTAAGTGCTATTGAACGTAATATTAAAAAACCTTCTTTAACTACTATAAAACAAGTTGCTGATACTTTAAATATACCTATTACTTATCTATTTAGTGATGAATCCGAAGGACAAAGAGTAGGTGATAAGCTTAAATTAATTAGAGAAGGTCGTGGTCTTTCACTGGCAGAAATGGCTAGTTTAACTGATATTGACAAAGAAGAATTAATTAAAATTGAAGATAATGAAGCACAACCAGATTTAGACACCATGGAAGTCCTAGCTAATGCTCTTGATGTAACTGTTAGATATTTTTTAGGCAAAAGTACTGACCAATTACAAGTAGGAAAACGAATCAAAAAAGTACGTGAAACTCGAGGAATGACAGTTACCGCATTAGCTGAAAAATCTAATCTTTCTTCAGGATTGATTAGTCAAATAGAAAATCAGCAAACTTTACCTTCAGTAGAATCTCTAGAAAACATAGCTGAAACTTTAGGAACTTCAATCTGTTACTTTCTATTAGAACAAGAAGATATAGAAGATTTATTATCTTCTTTATCACCAGAAGTAAGACAGATGCTAGGTGATCCTCGCATTCAAAGTGTTCTAAGGGCTGTACGTGATTTTAATAAAGGTGAACTAAAATACATCTTAAATCATATTCAATTCTTTAGAAGAAATCGAGATATGCTATTAGAATAG
- a CDS encoding FAD-binding and (Fe-S)-binding domain-containing protein: MLTSDVKNNLESIFNDRVKFDQIERVVYSHDMGTLPDAIEAIIDSIPDGVVQPQTIEEVQQIVKLAQTKDIPLIPRGAGTSGYGGAIPTKKGIVVDFTRMQRIINVDNEGKTVTVEAGVLWQELEDYLYQHDLALRLYPTSAPGATVGGWIAEGGSGIGSYEYGFIKDNIISLKVVTPQGEIKEFSGDKLDLVCSLEGITGFIVEATIKVREKVNNYPMVGTFGTIEDLANAIMDIQEADIPLWTLNLATSEHIAWKQKAANEYLVPEKYMGTFVLPDNIADEYKEELSEIIEDNNGSLLNEELSFKEWEERFYPMSFKKLGPSLVASESIVPLENLAEFINRVKKKYGEEVALEGFMVGPDKVTLLSFVLSDERKKVMFPLAYTSSLVIMDEAKKLGGENYSIGLYFTAEAEEFYGKKRLNEVWDYKQTVDPNGIFNPGKIIPGTLDKNSPVKLLKTAMKTAKLGTFIYGMAGKLFVKNKPKDFEGYDIPADMAKDTFGCAQCGFCRSVCTVFAADPWESNSPRGKWFLLQQHIKGKINLDEDVAHKLFHCTTCKRCDEICQTNIHLVHHWLAIRPILYQDKGYEISSLDILRDNVMNEENFWAIDNTNRGAWMADDVEYKDEGKVAYWAGCWASYVMDDMAHNVTKVLNEVDEDFVYFGEDETCCGLYLGLGGYYDELGAKIKSNIELFKERGVEKLILSCPGCFASFNDFYPEFAEMLGLEWDIETQHVTDYMAEKIENGELEMTHEIPKTITYHDSCHLGRWSNLYEEPRTILEAIPGSEYKDMKHNREDGLCCGLVAGFTDLDAVQYSGVKRVREAEEINADICVTACAGCGSQIYNTAHALNSDVDVIDISAMVCKALGIEPKESGDNILIFMEKAVELLKTSKVIKKPAEKQAVNK, from the coding sequence ATGTTAACAAGTGATGTTAAGAATAATCTTGAATCTATTTTCAATGACAGAGTAAAGTTTGACCAAATTGAAAGAGTCGTATATAGCCATGATATGGGCACACTCCCTGATGCCATTGAGGCTATTATTGATTCTATTCCAGATGGAGTAGTACAGCCTCAAACTATTGAAGAGGTTCAACAGATTGTAAAGCTAGCCCAAACAAAAGATATCCCTTTAATTCCTAGAGGTGCAGGCACTAGTGGTTACGGTGGAGCTATTCCTACTAAGAAAGGAATCGTAGTAGACTTCACTAGAATGCAAAGGATTATAAATGTAGATAACGAAGGTAAAACTGTTACAGTAGAAGCTGGCGTCTTATGGCAGGAGCTAGAAGATTATCTGTATCAACACGACCTTGCTTTAAGGCTATATCCTACTAGTGCTCCTGGAGCTACTGTTGGTGGTTGGATTGCTGAAGGTGGTTCTGGAATCGGAAGTTACGAATATGGGTTTATTAAAGATAATATAATTTCCTTAAAAGTAGTTACACCTCAAGGAGAAATTAAAGAATTTTCAGGAGATAAATTAGACCTAGTCTGCTCCTTAGAAGGAATTACTGGTTTCATTGTAGAGGCTACTATCAAAGTACGAGAAAAGGTTAATAACTACCCTATGGTAGGAACCTTTGGTACCATTGAAGATTTAGCAAATGCTATTATGGATATTCAAGAAGCAGATATCCCTCTTTGGACTTTAAATCTGGCTACTTCTGAACATATTGCTTGGAAACAAAAAGCTGCAAATGAATATTTGGTTCCTGAAAAGTATATGGGTACCTTTGTACTTCCAGATAATATCGCTGATGAATATAAAGAGGAATTATCAGAAATCATTGAAGATAATAATGGTTCCTTATTAAATGAAGAGCTCTCATTTAAAGAATGGGAAGAAAGATTCTACCCTATGAGCTTTAAAAAACTAGGCCCTTCTTTAGTTGCCAGTGAATCCATTGTACCTTTAGAAAATTTAGCTGAATTTATTAATAGAGTTAAGAAAAAGTATGGTGAAGAAGTTGCTCTAGAAGGATTCATGGTCGGGCCTGATAAAGTTACTTTATTAAGTTTTGTTCTCTCTGATGAACGAAAGAAAGTTATGTTCCCATTAGCTTATACCTCCTCTTTAGTTATCATGGATGAAGCTAAAAAATTAGGAGGAGAAAACTATTCTATCGGTCTTTACTTTACCGCTGAAGCAGAAGAATTTTACGGCAAAAAACGATTAAATGAAGTCTGGGATTATAAACAGACAGTAGATCCTAATGGCATCTTTAACCCCGGTAAAATTATCCCAGGTACACTAGATAAAAATTCTCCAGTCAAATTATTAAAGACAGCTATGAAGACTGCTAAACTTGGTACTTTCATTTATGGTATGGCCGGTAAATTATTCGTTAAAAATAAACCTAAAGATTTTGAAGGGTATGATATTCCTGCAGATATGGCTAAAGACACCTTTGGCTGTGCTCAATGTGGATTCTGTCGTTCAGTATGTACTGTCTTTGCTGCTGATCCTTGGGAAAGTAATTCACCACGAGGTAAATGGTTCCTCTTGCAGCAACATATTAAAGGTAAGATTAACTTAGATGAAGATGTAGCTCATAAATTATTCCACTGTACTACTTGTAAACGTTGTGATGAAATCTGCCAAACTAATATTCATTTAGTACATCACTGGTTAGCTATCCGCCCTATTCTATATCAAGATAAAGGCTATGAAATTTCTAGCTTAGATATATTACGAGATAACGTAATGAATGAAGAAAACTTCTGGGCTATCGATAATACAAACCGTGGAGCTTGGATGGCCGATGATGTAGAATATAAAGATGAAGGTAAAGTTGCTTACTGGGCCGGTTGTTGGGCCTCTTATGTTATGGATGATATGGCTCATAATGTAACTAAAGTATTAAATGAAGTTGATGAAGACTTTGTATACTTTGGTGAAGATGAAACCTGTTGTGGACTCTATCTCGGTCTAGGTGGCTATTATGATGAATTAGGAGCCAAAATCAAATCAAATATTGAATTATTTAAAGAACGAGGTGTAGAAAAATTAATCTTATCTTGTCCAGGCTGCTTCGCCTCATTTAATGACTTCTATCCTGAATTCGCAGAAATGTTAGGATTAGAATGGGATATAGAAACTCAACACGTCACAGACTATATGGCGGAAAAGATAGAAAACGGTGAATTAGAGATGACTCATGAAATCCCTAAAACGATCACCTATCACGACTCCTGTCACTTAGGTCGTTGGAGTAATCTTTATGAAGAACCTAGAACTATTTTAGAAGCAATCCCTGGTAGTGAATATAAGGATATGAAACATAATCGGGAAGATGGATTATGTTGTGGGTTAGTAGCCGGTTTTACAGATTTAGATGCAGTTCAATACTCTGGGGTTAAACGAGTCAGAGAAGCTGAAGAAATCAATGCGGATATCTGTGTAACTGCTTGTGCTGGCTGCGGATCACAAATATATAATACAGCCCATGCTTTAAACTCAGATGTAGATGTTATAGATATCAGTGCCATGGTCTGTAAAGCGCTGGGAATTGAACCTAAAGAATCAGGAGATAACATCCTAATTTTCATGGAAAAAGCCGTAGAATTATTAAAGACTAGTAAAGTTATTAAAAAACCAGCAGAAAAACAGGCTGTCAATAAATAA
- a CDS encoding S8 family peptidase, producing the protein MLLTDSIDFTNNLSTKQIIIKFKDASQKNLEMIKQKYNISKYKRVFPDTKNKQLAAKLGLNNYYRIYIKDQNMKKELLKDLNQELIIENAEPNVVAHSTLIPNDDCYCTQWGPKHIEAAKGWSLETGKENITIAVLDTGISLNHPDLKPNLVQGYDMVDITPDEFITSPGWELTGDYLDRDFLPIDEVGHGTHVAGIIAAVGNNAEGIAGVTWHCRVMPVKVLTKYKNITTGQVTGIGLFDDISAGVIQATDAGADIINLSLGSLNKSLILEDAINYTLNQDVTIIAAMGNENIEEPSYPAAFPGVIAVGSINKNDQLSDFSNSGDHIDLVAPGEDIMSSYLNNGYKKLSGTSMAAPHVAGLVGLIKSINPSLSNNQIQNILFKTATDLGKKGFDKFYGWGKINIFEALKLVLKYPDGTLIKDNNSSIYIIEDGKLHHIPTSNIFYYNKYNPNQIIEVSSEQLALYPLEKKKLFPPGTLIKTKNSSQVYFIEGRKKRRILSAKLFAELGFKTKNIITVTKYEFNLHSTDPPIKESFPHLNGTLLKGNGPAIYVIENGMKRYIPSLNIFNTLYRSQNIIKVPDEIINKYQDGPIKLFKDGTLIRSNPNQIYIFYNYSKHLIPNFDVFNAFKFKYKNIIKVSKNELELIPTGPPLI; encoded by the coding sequence ATGCTTCTTACAGACTCTATTGATTTTACCAATAACTTATCAACAAAACAGATTATAATTAAATTTAAAGATGCTAGTCAAAAAAACTTAGAAATGATAAAACAAAAATATAACATCTCTAAATACAAGAGAGTATTTCCTGATACTAAGAATAAACAACTAGCTGCTAAATTAGGACTTAATAATTATTACCGAATATATATCAAAGATCAGAATATGAAGAAAGAATTACTAAAAGATTTAAACCAAGAATTAATTATTGAAAATGCTGAACCTAATGTAGTTGCTCATTCCACTCTCATACCAAATGATGATTGTTATTGTACTCAATGGGGACCTAAGCATATAGAAGCTGCAAAAGGATGGAGTTTAGAAACTGGTAAGGAAAACATAACTATTGCTGTTCTAGACACTGGTATCTCACTTAATCATCCAGATTTAAAGCCTAATTTAGTTCAAGGCTATGATATGGTAGATATAACTCCTGATGAGTTTATAACTAGTCCAGGTTGGGAACTAACTGGTGACTATCTAGATCGAGACTTTTTACCAATAGATGAAGTTGGACACGGAACACATGTAGCAGGCATAATTGCCGCTGTTGGTAATAATGCAGAAGGAATAGCAGGAGTCACTTGGCATTGCAGAGTCATGCCGGTAAAAGTCTTAACAAAATATAAAAACATTACAACAGGTCAAGTGACAGGAATTGGACTCTTTGATGATATTTCTGCTGGAGTAATCCAAGCCACTGATGCAGGAGCAGATATAATTAATTTAAGCTTAGGAAGTTTAAATAAATCTTTAATTTTAGAAGATGCTATTAATTATACACTAAACCAAGATGTTACTATCATTGCTGCCATGGGAAATGAAAATATAGAAGAACCTAGTTATCCAGCTGCCTTTCCCGGTGTTATAGCAGTAGGTTCCATTAATAAAAATGATCAATTATCTGACTTTTCTAACTCTGGTGATCATATAGATTTAGTAGCCCCAGGTGAAGATATTATGAGCTCTTATCTCAACAATGGTTATAAAAAATTATCAGGTACATCTATGGCTGCACCACATGTTGCTGGATTAGTTGGACTCATTAAATCAATTAATCCTTCACTCAGTAATAACCAAATACAAAATATACTCTTTAAAACTGCAACCGATTTAGGAAAAAAAGGATTTGATAAATTTTATGGCTGGGGAAAAATAAATATATTTGAAGCCTTAAAGCTTGTCCTTAAATATCCTGATGGAACTTTAATTAAAGATAACAATTCTTCAATTTATATCATAGAAGATGGAAAATTACATCATATCCCTACTTCTAATATTTTTTATTACAATAAATATAACCCGAATCAAATTATAGAAGTATCATCTGAACAATTAGCCCTTTATCCATTAGAAAAGAAAAAATTATTTCCACCAGGTACTCTAATTAAAACAAAAAACTCTAGCCAAGTTTATTTTATTGAAGGCAGAAAGAAACGCCGGATATTATCAGCTAAATTATTTGCAGAATTAGGTTTTAAAACTAAAAATATAATAACTGTAACTAAATATGAGTTTAATCTGCACTCAACAGATCCTCCTATCAAAGAATCTTTCCCTCACCTTAATGGAACTTTATTAAAAGGAAATGGACCTGCTATATATGTAATCGAAAATGGTATGAAAAGATATATACCATCTTTGAATATATTTAATACCTTATATAGATCTCAAAATATAATTAAGGTTCCCGATGAAATTATAAATAAATACCAAGATGGACCCATTAAATTATTTAAAGACGGAACATTAATTAGATCTAATCCAAACCAGATTTATATATTCTACAACTATAGTAAACATTTAATTCCTAACTTTGATGTCTTTAATGCTTTTAAGTTTAAATATAAAAATATTATTAAAGTCTCTAAAAATGAATTAGAATTAATCCCTACTGGTCCACCTTTAATTTAA